A stretch of the Bacillus anthracis str. Vollum genome encodes the following:
- a CDS encoding ABC transporter ATP-binding protein — protein MINLKGITKSFQNGAESIQILHGIDVTLNQGEFTSIMGPSGSGKSTLMNIIGCLDKPTTGTYELAGQNISNMSKTELAHVRNKEIGFVFQNFMLLPRLSALQNVELPLIYAGVDKKERRERSLAALTKVGLADRATHLPNELSGGQKQRVAVARAIVNNPKFILADEPTGALDTKTSTQIMDLFYELNKQGSTIIMITHDREIGEAAARQIVIRDGNIVQDWRG, from the coding sequence ATGATTAACTTAAAAGGCATCACGAAATCCTTCCAAAATGGTGCAGAGTCCATTCAAATATTACACGGAATTGACGTAACACTGAACCAGGGAGAATTCACTTCTATTATGGGACCATCTGGTTCTGGTAAATCAACATTAATGAACATTATCGGTTGTTTAGATAAACCAACGACAGGTACGTACGAACTAGCTGGGCAAAACATTTCAAACATGTCTAAAACAGAACTTGCACATGTTCGTAATAAAGAAATCGGATTCGTATTCCAAAACTTTATGTTATTACCGAGACTTTCAGCACTTCAAAATGTAGAGCTCCCTCTTATTTACGCTGGAGTCGATAAAAAAGAAAGGCGCGAGCGCTCATTAGCTGCTTTAACAAAAGTAGGTTTAGCTGATCGTGCTACTCACCTGCCGAACGAACTATCAGGTGGACAAAAACAGCGTGTCGCTGTTGCACGCGCAATCGTAAATAACCCGAAATTTATCTTAGCCGATGAACCGACGGGGGCACTTGATACGAAAACAAGTACACAAATTATGGACCTCTTTTACGAATTAAATAAACAAGGCTCAACAATCATTATGATTACCCACGATCGTGAAATTGGGGAAGCAGCAGCGCGCCAAATTGTAATTCGTGACGGAAATATCGTCCAAGATTGGAGAGGTTAA
- a CDS encoding ABC transporter permease — MALSSIFAHKMRSILTMLGIIIGISAIITIISMGDGTNAKFKKELGQGKDNEVTIYYNNPDYGTDNAKITADMLNRLQTVPGVKDVYPDVSMKVKASAGSKDVNLDLKGGTGAFMTDSKIKLVHGRELNDSELNQAIPAVILNEEAFNKLFSGWESNQYTDIKGKPYKIVGVYETKNDFGMPMPEGYTSLENAPVISGVTEYDSVRLTMTSPTERKSVEKQAVSVLNEMKAPKFEHKFEAQDLGEFTKQLDESIGMMKMVFGGIAAISLLVGGIGVMNIMLVSVTERTREIGIRKALGATRGKVLTQFLIESCILTGLGGFIGFMLGIFFAWIVSIFAGWPLVVSKELGLLAVGISMLIGIIFGLLPANKAAKLDPIECLRYE; from the coding sequence ATGGCCCTTTCCTCTATCTTTGCCCATAAAATGCGTTCTATCTTAACGATGTTAGGTATTATTATCGGTATTAGTGCCATTATTACTATCATTTCAATGGGTGATGGTACAAATGCAAAGTTTAAAAAAGAGTTAGGCCAAGGAAAAGATAACGAAGTAACGATTTACTATAACAATCCTGACTATGGAACAGATAATGCCAAAATTACAGCTGATATGCTAAACCGCCTGCAAACTGTACCAGGCGTTAAAGATGTGTATCCAGATGTAAGTATGAAAGTAAAAGCATCTGCTGGTTCAAAAGATGTAAATCTTGATTTAAAAGGTGGAACAGGCGCCTTTATGACAGATTCGAAAATAAAATTAGTTCACGGTCGTGAATTAAACGACAGTGAGTTAAACCAAGCAATCCCTGCTGTTATATTAAATGAAGAAGCTTTCAACAAATTATTTAGTGGTTGGGAATCAAATCAATACACAGATATAAAAGGAAAGCCGTATAAAATAGTCGGTGTATACGAAACGAAAAACGACTTCGGAATGCCTATGCCTGAAGGTTATACATCACTTGAAAATGCCCCTGTCATTTCGGGAGTAACTGAGTATGACTCTGTAAGATTAACAATGACCTCTCCGACAGAGCGCAAAAGTGTAGAAAAACAAGCCGTTTCTGTTTTAAACGAAATGAAAGCTCCTAAATTTGAGCACAAATTCGAAGCACAAGACTTAGGTGAATTTACGAAGCAATTAGATGAATCAATCGGTATGATGAAGATGGTATTCGGTGGTATTGCCGCTATCTCCTTACTTGTCGGTGGTATCGGTGTAATGAACATCATGCTTGTATCTGTAACAGAACGCACACGTGAAATCGGTATTCGTAAAGCTCTTGGTGCAACGCGTGGTAAAGTATTAACACAATTCTTAATTGAATCTTGTATTTTAACAGGACTCGGTGGTTTCATCGGTTTCATGCTCGGTATCTTCTTCGCTTGGATCGTCTCAATCTTTGCTGGATGGCCACTCGTTGTCTCAAAAGAACTTGGACTTCTTGCAGTAGGTATCTCCATGTTAATCGGTATTATATTCGGTTTACTGCCAGCTAACAAAGCTGCAAAACTGGATCCAATTGAATGTTTACGATATGAATAA
- the entC gene encoding cell wall-binding protein EntC, which yields MFFANKKIMVAIMRSTKTNAMEAIMKKFMGIATAAVFGLGIFTTSAKAETIVTTDVLNVRENPTTESKVVGKLLDGYKVNVLHTENGWSKVKLNSGKEAFISADYTKDTYYVTANVLNVRAGANTDSEILGKLKQDDVIETTHQVENGWIQFEYNGKTAYVHVPYLTGKAPVKVQPVVKAEKTTTVQDTAKAVATTKAREVAETQAKAKAEEATKAREVAEAQAAAKAREAAKAQEAAKAQAEAKAQEAAEAQAAAKAQEAAKAREAAKAQAEAKAQEAAEAREAAKAQKPATQQPVAKETETSAPSSSRELRVVATAYTADPLENGYKAGDQVKSALGHNLTANPNMKLIAVDPSVIPLGSKVWVEGYGVAIAGDTGGAIKGNKIDVLMPDKGTSSNWGRKTVTVKVLN from the coding sequence ATGTTTTTCGCAAATAAGAAAATAATGGTTGCTATAATGAGGTCAACGAAAACAAATGCAATGGAGGCTATTATGAAAAAATTTATGGGTATAGCAACAGCAGCGGTTTTTGGTCTTGGGATTTTCACAACATCTGCTAAAGCAGAAACAATCGTAACGACTGATGTACTAAATGTACGAGAAAACCCAACTACTGAATCAAAAGTTGTAGGAAAATTATTAGATGGATATAAAGTTAACGTTTTACATACAGAAAACGGATGGTCAAAAGTGAAATTGAATAGCGGTAAAGAAGCTTTCATTAGCGCTGACTACACAAAAGACACTTACTACGTAACAGCTAACGTATTAAACGTACGTGCTGGTGCAAACACAGACTCAGAGATTCTTGGGAAATTGAAACAAGATGACGTAATCGAAACAACACACCAAGTTGAAAATGGTTGGATCCAATTTGAATATAACGGAAAAACAGCTTACGTTCACGTTCCTTACTTAACAGGTAAAGCTCCAGTTAAAGTTCAACCAGTAGTTAAAGCTGAAAAAACAACTACAGTTCAAGATACAGCTAAAGCCGTGGCAACAACTAAAGCTCGTGAAGTAGCTGAAACGCAAGCAAAAGCTAAAGCGGAGGAAGCAACTAAAGCTCGCGAAGTAGCTGAAGCTCAAGCAGCGGCTAAAGCTCGTGAAGCAGCTAAGGCTCAAGAGGCAGCTAAAGCTCAGGCAGAAGCTAAAGCTCAAGAAGCAGCTGAAGCTCAAGCAGCGGCTAAAGCTCAAGAGGCAGCTAAAGCTCGTGAAGCAGCTAAAGCTCAGGCAGAAGCTAAAGCTCAAGAAGCAGCTGAAGCTCGTGAAGCGGCTAAAGCTCAAAAACCAGCTACACAACAACCTGTTGCAAAAGAAACTGAAACAAGTGCACCATCATCTTCTCGTGAGTTACGCGTTGTAGCAACAGCTTACACAGCAGATCCACTTGAAAATGGTTATAAAGCAGGCGACCAAGTAAAATCAGCTTTAGGTCACAACTTAACAGCTAATCCAAACATGAAACTAATCGCAGTTGATCCAAGTGTCATTCCATTAGGTTCAAAAGTATGGGTTGAAGGTTACGGAGTAGCAATCGCTGGTGATACTGGTGGAGCTATTAAAGGAAACAAAATCGACGTTTTAATGCCAGACAAAGGTACATCAAGTAACTGGGGACGTAAAACAGTTACAGTTAAAGTATTAAACTAG
- a CDS encoding TIGR02206 family membrane protein: protein MEAYFSAHPLKPFIPYSRQHAIILFIMLVGIVFLYQYQDVLRQNEWNITVRYAIAILFIGSEIGLHMWEWKAGIFELATSLPFELCTISLLLASIMIVTKSYRIYEIVFFTGIIGASQAILTPNLQYAFPHFRFIEYFIAHILLIWAPLFMTWVEGYRPTVQSIKRTMIFLNILIPIVSFVNYKTGGNYMFLAHKPETASLLDMLGPHPYYIISLELAALIGCFILYMPFAKREGHTHKESLGS, encoded by the coding sequence ATGGAAGCTTATTTTAGTGCGCATCCATTAAAACCGTTTATTCCCTACTCAAGGCAACATGCCATTATATTATTTATTATGTTGGTGGGAATCGTTTTTTTATATCAATACCAAGATGTATTACGTCAAAATGAGTGGAATATAACGGTTCGATATGCGATTGCAATTTTATTTATAGGGAGTGAAATTGGACTGCATATGTGGGAGTGGAAAGCAGGGATTTTTGAGCTAGCCACTTCATTACCGTTTGAGTTATGTACGATTAGTTTATTATTAGCGTCGATTATGATCGTAACGAAAAGTTACCGCATATATGAGATTGTATTTTTTACGGGAATTATTGGTGCATCACAAGCTATTTTAACGCCAAACTTGCAGTATGCTTTTCCGCATTTTCGTTTCATTGAATATTTTATCGCGCATATATTGCTCATTTGGGCACCACTCTTTATGACTTGGGTGGAAGGATATCGTCCGACAGTACAATCTATTAAACGCACAATGATATTTTTAAACATATTGATTCCAATTGTTTCGTTTGTAAATTATAAAACAGGCGGTAATTATATGTTTTTAGCTCATAAGCCAGAAACAGCTTCATTACTTGATATGTTAGGACCGCATCCTTACTATATTATTTCATTAGAACTCGCAGCGCTTATTGGATGTTTTATTTTGTATATGCCGTTTGCGAAAAGAGAAGGGCATACGCATAAAGAATCACTAGGATCATAA
- a CDS encoding PTS sugar transporter subunit IIC: protein MNGFMSFMEQKIMPTTQKIAGQRHLLAIRNGVISTLPLTIVGSFFVIFLNLPIDAYMEWIAPFRHILDIPFRFTVGLMALYAAFGVGASLANFYQLNQLSAGLLSVLAFLLASVEPIQITKAVPGVIDAGRYISVGTLSATSLFGAIVTALIAVEIYHFMIKHNISIKLPDSVPPAVSNSFAALIPTLAVILLFWGIRYGLKFDVNTTITYLIAPLKSVLVGNNLFGGLLTVFLIVFFWSFGIHGPAILGPIIRPMWDSAILENMEVFTATGNAHQLPNLFTEQFIQWFVWIGGSGSTLALVIMFMFSKSKFLKELGRLSFVPGLFNINEPIIFGAPIVMNPILIIPFVITPLVTTTVSYFAVVSGMIPLMMAKLPFTMLAPIAAVISTDWTIMAGVLVLVNFVISFVIYYPFFKMYEKQQLAGEEKEKCSEQLSS from the coding sequence ATGAATGGGTTTATGAGTTTTATGGAACAAAAGATTATGCCAACAACGCAAAAGATTGCCGGACAGCGACATTTATTAGCAATTCGAAACGGGGTTATTTCTACATTACCGTTAACGATTGTCGGATCATTTTTCGTTATCTTTTTAAACTTACCAATTGATGCATATATGGAGTGGATTGCACCGTTTCGCCATATTTTAGATATTCCATTCCGATTTACAGTAGGACTAATGGCATTATATGCAGCATTTGGGGTAGGGGCTTCGCTCGCGAACTTTTATCAGCTCAATCAGTTAAGTGCAGGGTTATTATCTGTACTCGCCTTTTTACTAGCATCAGTTGAACCCATTCAAATTACGAAAGCCGTACCAGGTGTTATTGATGCAGGTAGATATATTTCAGTAGGAACATTAAGTGCAACATCTTTATTCGGCGCAATTGTTACAGCTTTAATTGCAGTAGAAATTTATCACTTTATGATTAAGCATAATATCTCAATTAAATTACCAGATAGTGTACCACCAGCAGTTTCAAATTCATTTGCAGCATTAATTCCAACGTTAGCAGTTATTCTTTTATTCTGGGGCATTCGCTACGGTTTGAAATTTGATGTAAATACAACAATCACGTATTTAATCGCACCATTAAAATCAGTATTAGTAGGAAATAATTTATTCGGCGGTTTATTAACAGTATTCTTAATCGTATTCTTCTGGTCATTCGGTATACATGGCCCTGCGATTTTAGGACCAATCATTCGTCCAATGTGGGATTCAGCAATTCTTGAAAATATGGAAGTATTCACAGCTACAGGAAATGCACATCAATTACCAAACTTATTTACAGAGCAATTTATTCAATGGTTCGTATGGATTGGTGGATCAGGCTCAACGTTAGCTTTAGTAATTATGTTTATGTTCTCTAAATCTAAGTTCCTAAAAGAATTAGGTAGATTATCATTTGTGCCAGGTTTATTCAATATTAACGAACCGATTATTTTCGGGGCACCAATTGTAATGAATCCAATCTTAATTATTCCGTTCGTTATTACACCGTTAGTGACAACGACAGTATCATATTTCGCAGTTGTTTCAGGTATGATTCCATTGATGATGGCGAAACTGCCATTTACGATGTTAGCACCAATTGCAGCGGTTATTAGTACGGACTGGACAATTATGGCTGGTGTACTTGTACTTGTTAACTTTGTTATCTCATTCGTTATTTACTATCCGTTCTTCAAAATGTATGAGAAACAACAATTAGCAGGAGAGGAGAAAGAAAAATGCTCGGAGCAATTATCATCTTAA
- a CDS encoding DUF871 domain-containing protein → MERKLGISLYPEHSTKEQDMAYISAAARHGFSRIFTCLLSVNRPKEEIIAEFKEIINHAKDNNMEVILDVAPAVFDQLGISYSDLSFFAELGADGIRLDLGFDGLTEAKMTNNPYGLKIELNVSNDIAYLENILSHQANKSALIGCHNFYPQKFTGLPYEYFIRCSERFKKYGIRTAAFITSHAANIGPWDINDGLCTLEEHRNLPIEVQAKHLWATGFIDDVIIGNAYASEEELEKLGNLNRYMLQLKVHFVDEVTEVEKRATLQELHVRRVDITEYMVRSTEVRKKYKDYDFPVRKSVRQERGQVVIGNNSFGKYKGELQIILKEMPIDERKNIVGTIAEEELFLLDYVGAWTQFTCVE, encoded by the coding sequence ATGGAGCGTAAATTAGGAATTTCACTTTATCCAGAGCATTCAACGAAAGAACAAGATATGGCATACATTTCGGCAGCGGCACGCCACGGTTTTTCAAGAATATTCACTTGTTTATTATCTGTGAATCGTCCGAAAGAAGAAATTATAGCTGAATTTAAAGAAATTATTAATCATGCAAAAGATAATAATATGGAAGTTATTTTAGATGTAGCTCCGGCAGTATTTGATCAACTTGGTATTAGTTATAGTGATCTATCATTTTTCGCAGAGTTAGGTGCAGACGGTATTCGATTAGATTTAGGATTTGACGGATTAACTGAAGCGAAAATGACGAATAATCCGTACGGCTTAAAAATTGAGCTGAACGTAAGTAACGATATTGCGTACTTAGAAAATATTCTTTCGCATCAAGCGAATAAGTCAGCTTTAATCGGTTGTCATAACTTCTATCCGCAAAAATTTACTGGACTTCCATACGAATATTTCATTCGCTGTAGTGAACGCTTTAAAAAATATGGTATTCGCACGGCAGCGTTTATTACGTCACATGCAGCTAACATCGGCCCATGGGATATTAACGACGGATTATGTACATTAGAAGAGCATCGTAACTTACCGATTGAAGTACAAGCGAAACATTTATGGGCGACAGGGTTTATTGATGACGTTATTATCGGAAATGCTTATGCGAGTGAAGAAGAGTTAGAGAAACTAGGAAACTTAAATCGTTACATGTTACAGTTAAAGGTACACTTTGTAGACGAGGTGACTGAAGTAGAGAAGAGAGCCACGCTGCAAGAATTACACGTAAGACGCGTTGACATAACAGAATATATGGTACGTTCTACAGAAGTACGTAAAAAGTATAAAGACTATGACTTCCCAGTGCGCAAAAGTGTACGACAGGAAAGAGGGCAAGTTGTAATTGGTAACAACTCATTTGGTAAGTATAAAGGCGAACTACAAATCATTCTAAAAGAAATGCCGATAGATGAAAGGAAAAATATTGTCGGTACAATTGCGGAAGAAGAGTTATTCTTACTAGATTATGTAGGAGCTTGGACGCAGTTTACTTGTGTGGAATAG
- a CDS encoding efflux RND transporter periplasmic adaptor subunit, giving the protein MKKKNKVLITSVVAIGIAAGSYFAFAGGGGSEVAMAYSGYKVTEKQIENAQKFGGEVIPNGIETISFDPTKGTYELAVKKGDEVKKGQLLFKYNDPAAKQGVTEAEMQKKIAQKEVTLFQKQIDAAKQKLQKDKNAGLPAEALKASEIEVQQLESQLEMKKFEVEKSDEMIKAAKERVNTLSVTSPADGVIDDIVKIADEKTGMSGITLRHAGPFKVKGQLSEYELASMKVGQEVTVSSKTVAGKTWTGKVTEIGSTPLKSMDENKTVSNYQFTVTLDNSEELQNGFHVYVTSKSGEATGTIVPKSSIVKKGDKNVVFVIKDGKAKEQAVTVEFETDSEAKVSGVKKGEQIISKPEKDLKDGMEVVVE; this is encoded by the coding sequence ATGAAGAAGAAAAATAAAGTGTTAATTACTAGTGTAGTAGCAATCGGAATTGCAGCTGGATCATACTTTGCATTTGCTGGCGGCGGTGGTTCAGAAGTAGCAATGGCATATAGCGGATATAAAGTAACAGAAAAACAAATTGAAAACGCGCAAAAATTTGGCGGTGAAGTTATTCCAAACGGCATCGAAACAATTTCATTTGATCCAACAAAAGGAACGTATGAATTAGCTGTAAAAAAAGGCGATGAAGTAAAAAAAGGGCAACTCCTTTTTAAATACAATGACCCTGCTGCTAAACAAGGTGTAACAGAAGCAGAAATGCAAAAGAAAATCGCACAAAAAGAAGTAACATTGTTCCAAAAACAAATTGATGCAGCGAAACAAAAACTGCAAAAAGATAAAAATGCAGGTCTTCCGGCTGAAGCATTAAAAGCATCAGAAATCGAGGTACAACAATTAGAATCACAGCTTGAAATGAAAAAGTTTGAAGTTGAAAAATCTGATGAAATGATTAAAGCTGCAAAAGAGAGAGTAAACACACTTTCTGTAACGAGTCCTGCTGATGGCGTAATTGATGATATCGTAAAAATTGCTGATGAAAAAACAGGTATGAGCGGTATTACACTTCGTCACGCTGGCCCATTTAAAGTAAAAGGTCAACTTTCTGAATATGAGCTTGCTAGTATGAAAGTTGGGCAAGAAGTAACTGTTTCTTCAAAAACGGTCGCTGGTAAGACTTGGACAGGAAAAGTAACAGAAATCGGTTCTACACCATTAAAGAGCATGGACGAAAACAAAACAGTTTCTAACTATCAATTCACTGTCACATTAGATAATAGTGAAGAATTACAAAACGGCTTCCACGTTTACGTAACGAGTAAATCTGGCGAAGCAACTGGTACAATTGTTCCGAAAAGCAGCATCGTGAAAAAAGGTGACAAAAATGTTGTCTTCGTCATAAAAGACGGTAAAGCGAAAGAACAAGCAGTTACTGTTGAATTCGAGACAGATAGCGAAGCAAAAGTTTCTGGAGTGAAAAAAGGAGAACAAATTATCTCTAAACCGGAAAAAGACTTAAAAGATGGTATGGAGGTTGTCGTTGAATGA
- the cotJC gene encoding spore coat protein CotJC: MWIYEKKLQYPVKVGTCNPALAKLLIEQYGGADGELAAALRYLNQRYTIPDKVIGLLTDIGTEEFAHLEMIATMVYKLTKDATPEQMKAAGLDPHYVDHDSALHYHNAAGVPFTATYIQAKGDPIADLYEDIAAEEKARATYQWLINQSDDPDINDSLRFLREREIVHSQRFREAVEILKEERDRKIYF, translated from the coding sequence ATGTGGATTTATGAAAAAAAATTACAATACCCTGTTAAAGTAGGAACTTGCAATCCAGCACTTGCAAAATTATTGATTGAACAATATGGCGGTGCAGATGGAGAGTTAGCTGCTGCACTCCGTTACTTAAATCAGCGTTATACAATTCCTGATAAAGTCATTGGCCTTCTTACCGATATTGGTACAGAAGAATTTGCGCATCTTGAAATGATTGCTACGATGGTTTATAAACTAACAAAAGATGCGACTCCTGAACAGATGAAGGCAGCTGGTCTTGATCCTCATTACGTCGACCATGACAGCGCACTTCATTACCATAACGCGGCTGGTGTTCCATTTACTGCAACCTATATACAAGCTAAAGGTGATCCAATTGCTGATTTATACGAAGATATTGCCGCTGAAGAAAAAGCACGTGCCACATATCAATGGCTTATTAACCAATCAGACGATCCCGACATAAATGACAGCTTACGCTTTTTACGTGAACGAGAAATTGTCCATTCACAACGTTTCCGAGAAGCAGTTGAAATTTTAAAAGAAGAACGCGATCGAAAGATTTATTTTTAA
- the brnQ2 gene encoding branched-chain amino acid transport system II carrier protein BrnQ2 — translation MRTTLKPAQILSISLLLFAVFFGAGNMIFPPLLGLSSGENMWISITGFIITDVGLSLLAIVAVALAGGSFNTLASRVHPKFAAIFAIIIYLSIGPLFVIPRTGSVSYEIGIAPLFPDQWYSMLIFSAIFFTVVYFLSLNPSKLVDHIGKILTPILLGIIAIMATKAILSPGTFAEPVGDYKEIPFFKGFLEGFLTLDAIGALVLSTIVVNAIRQNGIPEKKSIAKYTIICGSIAALFLTIVYFLLGYIGASNGNLGQFENGGQLLATVMYHFFGTSGNVLLSIAIIFACLTTAIGVVSAFANYFATVLTNVSYKKLVLYVCIFSFIISNLGLSLLIKITLPVLIILYPITIILIFVSFIDKYTKRKPSVYIGAMIAAFLISCIHALDNVGMIPNFIANIVHTIPFYNLGIGWIIPAIIGGIIGYFIPQTEAEGEVSTK, via the coding sequence ATGCGTACAACTTTAAAACCAGCGCAAATACTTTCGATTAGTTTATTACTATTCGCAGTTTTCTTCGGTGCTGGTAATATGATTTTCCCGCCCCTTCTCGGCCTTTCTTCCGGAGAAAACATGTGGATTTCCATTACAGGATTTATTATTACAGACGTCGGTTTATCTTTACTAGCTATCGTCGCTGTTGCCCTTGCCGGTGGTAGTTTTAACACTTTAGCAAGCCGTGTTCACCCAAAATTCGCAGCAATATTCGCTATCATTATTTATCTTTCAATCGGCCCACTATTTGTTATTCCACGAACTGGATCTGTATCTTATGAAATTGGGATTGCACCACTTTTCCCAGACCAATGGTACTCTATGTTAATCTTTAGTGCGATTTTCTTTACAGTCGTCTACTTCTTATCATTAAATCCATCAAAATTAGTAGATCATATCGGAAAAATATTAACACCAATTTTACTTGGAATTATTGCGATTATGGCAACAAAAGCAATTCTTTCACCAGGAACGTTTGCAGAACCTGTTGGTGACTATAAAGAAATTCCGTTTTTCAAAGGATTTCTTGAAGGATTTTTAACGTTAGATGCAATCGGTGCACTCGTACTATCAACGATTGTTGTAAATGCAATTCGCCAAAATGGTATACCAGAGAAGAAATCAATTGCGAAATATACAATTATTTGCGGAAGCATTGCCGCTCTATTTTTAACAATTGTGTACTTCTTACTCGGTTATATCGGGGCTTCAAACGGCAACTTAGGACAATTCGAGAACGGTGGTCAACTATTAGCAACTGTTATGTATCACTTCTTTGGGACAAGCGGTAATGTTTTATTAAGCATCGCCATTATCTTCGCTTGTTTAACGACAGCAATTGGTGTTGTAAGTGCATTTGCCAACTATTTTGCAACAGTATTAACAAATGTTTCTTACAAAAAGCTCGTACTATACGTTTGTATTTTTAGCTTCATTATTTCAAACTTAGGATTAAGTTTACTAATTAAAATTACTTTGCCTGTATTAATTATTCTATATCCAATTACAATCATTTTAATTTTCGTATCATTTATCGATAAATATACGAAACGTAAACCTTCTGTCTACATCGGGGCAATGATCGCAGCATTCCTTATTAGTTGTATTCATGCACTTGATAATGTGGGAATGATACCAAACTTTATTGCTAATATTGTACACACCATTCCTTTTTATAATTTAGGAATTGGCTGGATTATCCCAGCCATCATCGGTGGTATAATTGGATACTTTATTCCGCAAACAGAAGCTGAAGGCGAAGTTTCTACAAAATAA
- a CDS encoding ABC transporter permease, whose translation MWTYIKRDKRFWISIGFLLLLVLLSIGNTLWNDGHIRQVTLQYDADENPQVPPFSPSLQFLLGTDRKGYDLLHLVIEGAKWTIGISILIAALRMVIGVFFGVVLGAYIKRGFSKIESFFDSFTVIPTVMIAYFFLQFASTFGSGEETTTFFERASFQVVLLVMLVMPVIALYVAKEVRKLRTEEFVDAARILGGSRRHIVIKHLFPHLYMTFILVFFQQFTQTLTILLHLGLLEIFFGGTVKFLGPIEEIESYTHEWSGLIGVYFRSLTVNPWIPLVPITFFGLTIFSGNMIVKSIEEAMMKVRLGGELKKDVAEGEQSVVQSKEELFTFKHTM comes from the coding sequence ATGTGGACGTATATAAAACGTGATAAAAGATTTTGGATAAGCATTGGGTTTCTTCTCCTATTAGTTCTTTTGAGCATCGGAAATACGTTATGGAATGATGGACATATTAGACAAGTTACATTGCAATATGACGCGGATGAAAATCCACAAGTGCCACCTTTTTCACCTTCATTACAATTTTTACTTGGGACAGATCGGAAAGGGTATGACCTGTTACATTTAGTCATTGAAGGCGCGAAATGGACGATTGGTATATCTATTTTAATTGCGGCACTTAGAATGGTAATAGGTGTATTTTTCGGTGTCGTGCTCGGAGCGTACATAAAAAGAGGATTTTCAAAAATTGAGTCTTTTTTTGATAGTTTTACAGTTATTCCGACAGTTATGATTGCGTATTTTTTTCTTCAATTTGCAAGTACATTTGGAAGTGGGGAGGAAACGACAACCTTTTTTGAAAGGGCTTCGTTTCAAGTTGTCTTACTTGTAATGCTTGTAATGCCAGTTATTGCACTGTATGTTGCGAAGGAAGTTCGTAAATTGCGAACGGAGGAATTTGTTGATGCCGCGCGCATATTAGGTGGATCGAGAAGACATATTGTTATAAAGCATCTTTTCCCGCATCTTTATATGACGTTTATACTTGTATTTTTTCAGCAGTTTACGCAGACTCTTACTATTTTACTGCACTTAGGGTTACTAGAAATATTCTTTGGCGGAACGGTTAAGTTTTTAGGACCGATAGAAGAAATAGAATCTTACACACATGAATGGTCAGGGTTAATTGGAGTCTATTTTAGATCATTAACAGTGAATCCGTGGATCCCTCTCGTTCCGATTACATTTTTTGGACTTACTATTTTTTCAGGAAATATGATTGTAAAAAGTATCGAAGAGGCGATGATGAAAGTAAGGTTGGGAGGAGAGCTAAAGAAGGATGTTGCAGAAGGGGAACAATCTGTTGTGCAGTCGAAAGAAGAGTTATTTACTTTTAAGCATACGATGTGA
- a CDS encoding PTS sugar transporter subunit IIB, whose product MYILLCCAAGMSTSMVVRKMQEEAKKQGKDYKIKAVDSELVKLEIKNADVVLIGPQVKYLFPAVQFLAKSYDIPVAIIEQRDYGMCDGLKVLKQAEQLVLA is encoded by the coding sequence ATGTACATTTTACTATGTTGTGCAGCAGGCATGTCAACGAGTATGGTTGTAAGAAAAATGCAAGAAGAGGCAAAGAAACAAGGGAAGGATTATAAAATTAAAGCAGTGGATTCAGAACTTGTGAAACTGGAAATAAAAAATGCTGATGTAGTTTTAATCGGACCACAGGTGAAGTATTTGTTTCCAGCGGTACAGTTTCTTGCGAAGTCATACGATATACCGGTTGCAATTATAGAGCAACGAGATTATGGCATGTGTGATGGTTTGAAAGTACTGAAACAAGCAGAACAATTAGTTTTAGCATAA